The stretch of DNA TCAGACTCATATGGGTAGAACCCAGTCTTGTCCCACTTCCTCTTGTTGCCCACAAGATCCTCCTCCTCCTGCTATATTGTCAAACAAGCACATCAATTACAATGAATTGAATTGCAGTTCACAGAATGTCATTACAAACAAAATTGTGAATGTGAACCACATTGGTATGTTGCAAGTGACCAAATGCTTTCCTTATAAATACAGAATCTAAGCAATCAATCAACAGACAAATGATGTCCTTCATAAATGCTAATGAAAATGCAAGCTGGATTCTTGACATTCCCTGGATAAACCCAACACTTTACTTTTGAGGGaattaccccccccccccacacacacacactacttAATGGAAACATATAGTATATTTTGTTGCTAGGATCCTGCATTGGAATGTTTACTTCACACTTTACATATAGTATATACTAATTACAGAAGCCAACTACAAATTTTAATATGCACAAATTACTGTTTTTGGGACAATGCAGCAAAGCTCCTACACATATTAACATAATGCAGTAGTTAATTAGGTACAACTTCAACTATAAATGCATACATCTCCAACAAACATCTAAAATTTCATTACTTACCTAAACAACAACAAATTATAATATAGATGAATCTTGTATCATCTAAATCAATTCATTGGCACATCTTAATTAATGCATTCTAAATCAAATATGTTTCCATCCAGTATCATTGAACCATAGATCAAATCAAATAATCATAAATGTGAGCAGCATTGAACTACAGATCTAATAATCATATGACGTCTATCTGACCTTAAATTCCCCCTTAAATAAGGTATTCATCCTCATACTAATTAAATTCTAACAAGCAAAAATTCAACTACTAATCTAATAAGCATCTGAAAAAACCccaagatgcttttatctctgaAGCAACGGCATTGCAGAGGATGTTCAATGCTGTCAACATCTCTGAAGCAACGACAAAATTCCTCTACTAACCCAAAGTAAATAAGCATAGACTGCCCCTTCCCCTCTACCACGCTTCCCCTCTCCTTCAGAAGCCCCAATCCAGCATAAAATAATCCATCCCTTGAGAAGCTCTTTTTGATTAACATGACAACACCCAGTACATGAGCACATCCTTCACTATATTTACAACCAAACTAATGCACCATCTAATCACCTCACGTAGAAAATTTCCAAAAACACAAGGCCATGCACAACCCATCTCATAGCCTCTGCCTGACAGGCATCAATCAAGCATCAAATAACTGCAACTATGACAACATGCATCAATCAAGCATCTAAGAATTGCAACTATGATAGCCATAATCCCTAGAACTAAGCATCCATTTAATTAATCATCAAGCCAAAGAACTAAAGCAGGCACCAACCCAAACCAATACAGAAGTATATATTTGACTCCAAACACCTAAAGAATTGCAAAAATTCCAGTACTAATCTAATAAGCATATGAAAAAAACCCATCCCTCAATCTGGCTACTTCTAACCTAATCTAATAATCATATGTGGTCCACCATTCTTGCACAAATCAAATACAGGAAAACCCTAATGCAGAGAAAACCCTACCTCCAACAAATCTAACCAAGCAAAGTTCTAGCCACAAACCCTACAATCTAAAAACTACCAACTAAAAGTTAGCCGCAGATACCTTCTGCTCCGCTTCCTCCTCGCCGGAGCcggcctccaccttctccacCTTCTGCGCCTCGCCAGAGCCCGCCTCCACCTTCTGCGCCTCGCCAGAGCCCGCCTCCACCTTCTACGCCTCGCCGGAGTTGGCCAGAGCGGGCGCATCTGGCTGGACCGCGCCGCTGCGGCCCGCCCCCGCCTTCTCCAGATCTCCAGCGGAGGGAGCACCGCGCTGGACGGCGGCACGCCCCCTCACAAAGGTGCCCGCAGCGATCTGCCGCGCCTGCTCCACCAGATCTGCGCCCCAATCGGGGCGCTCGCCTCCTACGTCCGCCATTGCGATGGAGAGGATGCGGTGAGGGAGACGAGGAGGTTGGAGAGGAGAGGGAGTGGGGAGTGGAGAGAGGGAGACGATGCGGCGGGGGGAAATGGTGGGCGATGCGGCCGGAGGTGGTTGCCGTCCACATTTATATGATGGGACAGTTTTGGCAACTACCCGTGACACGTGCTACCCCATGCGCGGGCAGCTTCTTTTttttgccggggggggggggggggggggcgggcgCGGGCGGCTTCACGCGTGCACGAAAGGCCGCCGTATACGGACGGGCATACGATCTAACCGGGCCCGTACGGGCCTCCCAGGGCTCCTCAACGGCTATACGCGGGGGCAACAAAGACGATCGTGCCCCTCGTTATGAACAGTTTTTGGTTCATCCTGGCCGTCGATGTGTTTTCCCACCCCGCGTTCAGCCCAGGGGGGGAGCACCGGAGCAGAAACGATAGTAGACCCCAGGTTCTTGAACCCTCTTCACCGGTCGAAAACTTGAGCTCAATCATCAATAAGCCAACATTTATGGTGCAGAAGATGACATCCACACCTTCTGCGAAGCCAACCCCATGTGCTCCATTGCTGTCGTAGGGATTGGCCATGTACATGCTTTTCTCCAGGTCAATGACCATACATTGTACCCATTTTGCAGCTCTCTTCACCTTCCTTAACCAGAGATGCAGTCCTTAATGCCAGCAAGCCCCAGTGTAACTGTCCTCTTTGTGGCTTTGCCATCGACAACTCCAGACGTTAGGGACAAAGGCTCCTGTCCGCGTCTCCACCTCTAATCTTCTTTGCTGGACCATCAGCTTCAGCCTCTTCTTCTAAAAAACAGTACAACTATGGGTTAAATAACTGAGAGATGCTTCTATTATGCTATCTTCAGTGTTACAAATTTTATTTTTCAAATCAATTATTTAAGCATCTCGTTTCAGCATGGCTCCATGTATACATCGTGCGTTGCTGCTACTTAAGAATTATTATTATTCTAATATTCAGATAATCAGAAGTTGCACATCCATCAGCCGGATACACGACAGAATGTAGATGTCCTATGCTAATTTGTTAGCATCCAGTATACATGTCATTTTTTTCCGAAAGAATTTTGCGTCTTCTTTGCCTACAGCCGGACCATATACTAAATAAATATTGGATAATCAATTAAATCATTCTTTTGGACACCTGAGGTATACTAAAGCACAATTGCTAACTGGGAATAATATCCTGCAAGCGACACACAGAACTGTTGGTAATGAAATTAAATATCCTGTGTTATTGCAAAACATGGTAGTAGAAAGAGCGGCTCATGAAGTAATTGATACTTCAATAAATTTATATGTAGGAGACCTACCCAAAACATGATATCCAGAAGGTACCTGCCTGGGTTGGCATTTTCCCTGGCATAAATACAAAGAAATATGAGGCGATCTGATTGAAGGAGCTCTATACGTTTCAGCCAACTACAAAGTGGGTAATCTATGCAGctgatggagagagagagagagagagagagagaggtacCCAGTCGAGCATACAAATATAGTCTTCTAGGTCGGAGAAGGACGTGGGTGACCTGCGGTTTTTCTAGTGCCCCAGCTAATTCGGGAGTTGCGTGCGGGTATGAATCTGTGAGAGGAGGTCAAAGTGAACATGTCGTTTCCTCATTTACTCGCCGCTGGTTTTGGGAGGGTAATTGGAAAAAAGCGGGACGTGGGTGCCTCATGGGAGGAGGTATCGATAACCTGGGGAGGAGGTCGAACCATCACGACGTTCAATTCTCCTTTAATAATAGAGATTATTTCAACCAAGACTCTGATGACCGCCTAAATTGCCAATTGTGCTAAAAGGATGGTCGACACAAAGCAGCGGACTGCTGGAAGCACTTCGAGCGCAACTATTTGGGCCAGAACAGAGGGTCGTCGATCGGATCTGCTCCACGTATGGGGTAGACACCAACAGGTTCATGGACAATGGAGCCACAAAAAGATCACCGGGGAACGAAAGTTGACCGCCAGCAACACATATCAAGGGCATGACCGAAGTTCATGTCATCAATGGTACTATGAGCATGATCATGTTCATGTATGTAACATGGTATAACGACAGTGAAAATGTTTAGCAAACATCCACTATGAAGAGTCTTACTGAAATATTGGTTCACCATAGGAAAATAAATAATGAAGGAGCATCGAAGTCTCCAAACTACGTGGAAAGCCATGCATGACTTGCGGCAGCAAAATGCGACAGAGGATCATGATTGCAATTATTATACGGCCATTAATGTTGATAATTAAAATTCGCagaaagaaaaagaactatgaaatcATACGTACACGATGCTTGGATTGTATGGTTCTAGAACTAAACTTGCTTGGCACTGTGCTCGTGCGTCTAGACATCCAAGAACATTGCAATCTCGTCTCCGCGCAACGCATAATTATTCCAAATAATTCAATACCCAATAGAATTCAAATCCCTATCCCTAGTGCCCTAGGGTTAGAGAAGAATTGGAACTTATAGGATTATAATAGAGGCTTATCATATATCCGTATATGTGGTTTGGTGCAGGCGTGCTGCATACTGACCTTTTCTGCGTGGATCTGGCGACGGCCGTCGAGCATGTGAACTGGCGAGTGGTCGCCAGGGGCACGAAGAGCCGCGCTGATTTATGTTTCTCGTGGGAAGAAGCCGAATGAACACGCCTTTGATCGATTGAACCACGTAATATATTTGTTGCCTCGATCGCCTATGGACCGGGCCTGTTTGTTCGCGTCTCGACCGGGCCTTTCTCGCAGGCGGCTTGCTGGGCTGAGTGGCTGACCTGTGTCCTTGTACTGAAACAAACATCGCGCATGGAGTGATGATTTTGAGCATATCTTCTTCGCCATGAAGAAGAAAATTCGAACAAGAAGGCACACAATTTAGCTCCTAGGGCTCTACGTGAGGAATTGAGATGTCGTGTGACTAAAGAGTACGCCTTCGCTTTGCCCAAGGTGACAGCCTGCATGTGAATATGCTCTTCATATCTTCATCCTCAGTCCAGCACCGTTCAAATTTGGGTTGCGGTATCGCCGTTGGACCCGATCTCCATCGATGAAATTTGGGACGCTAACCCCCTTCCGCCCTGCATCCTCAGCAACGGCATCTGGTCTTCTGCGGCGCTTTCCATTTCGTGGAAAATTTGAGACTCCGAAACACTATTATCTCTTCCTCAACAAACGACACTCTCTGGTTATAACTATTAGGAACATAGTCTCATACTTTACCCTATGGTGTTTAGATTCAGGAATGTTATTCCAAAGGATGCCGCTATGTCTTGGTGGCATTACCTTGCCTCATGATCTAGCACACTCTTGTAAACACCTACTACTTGTCTACTCTTTAGCATTTTGAGTAATACATTCAATGGGgaccctctctctcccttcccctctgCTAAGCGAGCATGCTCATTCATGGTGATTGAGAGTTGGCTGGATTTCTTCCTTCCTTCCTAGTTAGTAGCATGATGACTGACTGTACTAGGTGTGCTTTTGTTGAACTACTAGTAAACGTGTACGGTGAAAAATTATCACCATTCATGCTAGGAAGAAAACATATCAATAGAATGAACAAAAATATAATAGTGTACTCTCATATTTATTATCAGCCATGAATGAACCGACTATGTTCGAAAGATAATTTGAAAATTTCTATCCCAATTGTCCTTCCGGAATCCATGCCACCAATGATTGACAAGTGGTATAGATGCAACAGTCACTGCCTTCTGCGTTAGCTGAGTCGCATGCGTGATCACGCATGTAACCAACAGGATTTCAACGACAAGATCAGGGGCAGAGCCAGCACGTAGGCGACTTGCTAGCGCTAGCAACAAGGTTGATCGATCTATTTGATCTAGGTGAGAGGCTGAGAGCACGGGGATCTGGTGAAGTAAATCCCCTCAAAACAATATGGGTGGAGTAAAATGAAAATTGAGGTATTAGGCCACGCGAGTAAGTCATAACAGAGTGCAATGCGTATTTAGATAGTTATAGATTATATTTGTAGGTACAAATTTTTTCATAATGAATGAAATTTTAACCATGTTTAAATAACCTCTATAAGAACTTTCAGAAAAGGCTGTCAAACAAACACTAAGAATAGCTCTGCAGGTAAGCCGAACAAGACATATTATCTTATTGTGATGAACAATTCATGTGAATATTATCTTAGATATTGATTAGAAATTGATCTGATCTCTTCCCATAAATTATTGTGTTATTAGAGATTGATTGATTCCTTCTCATAAATTTATTGTTGTGCTACCATATATACATAAGATTAACCTGATGATTAGAGATTAATTTGTGACCATGATCGATTCTTTCCCATAAATTTGTAATTGTGTTACCAAATATACGTAAGATTGATTTGATGATGATTAGAGGTTGATTTCCGGCTGTGATCATTTCCTTCCATAAATCTATTATTGTATTACCAAATATACATAAGATTGGTCTGATTTGGCAGTCCATATAAGAACTGGTTTAAATATACTACTGGAAGGATGGCGCAAATCAATCTGTGTGTGTGCATAGCATACGCATGGTAAGCTGGTCGTACGTGGGAGAACAAACAAATAAGATGAAACCTTACGTTCTTTGTAAGTAGTATATAAAGATTATTATTATAGTTCACATTTAGATTGGGATCACTACCAAATGTTTTCCTCTTTCCCACAAAAAGAAATTTTCTCTTTCTTATGAATTCAGACCTTCTTATCGTAATAACAGAGAGTTGATAGCTTCCTTGTTTATGTAATAACCCTAAGCCAGAAAAGTAATTAGTTATTGTTGCACTCCCCCGGTAGATGGAAGTTGGGCCTAGACTTATCGGTACAATAGTCGTAGGTCATGGACTTGCTCTTGGCGTTCTTGTACGCCGCCTCCTGCGCGGGCGTCAGGCTCCGGATCGCGTTCCACGACAGGCTCAGCGAGTCACACGGCGCGCCTCCGGTGGCGGGGCAGCCATAGACGTCGAAACCCTGTAACACGGCGGTGAACGGCGCACGGTTATAGTCGACCCTGTATTTGCCATTGTCCGTCGCCCAGTCGGAGCCGTCCCAGAGGCTCCCGCGGATCTTCATCGGCCTCACCAGGAACTGGCCTGGCGTGAGGTTCTTCAGCACCCGTATGGGGGTGTTGTCGACGAACATCCTGTGGTCGATCAAGGTGCACGTGATATACATATATATACATTGATCCGTTAGAGCAGATTGGAGAAGGATTATGGATGATGGATGGGCTTACACGAGCTGGTAGGGGTTCCAGAGTATCTTGTAGTCATGGAAATCGGCACTCGGGTCGAACCAAAGGTCGAACTTCTGCTCCCTCTCGCCTTTGCCGTTCAGGAAGATGTTGGTCTGCAGAGCGACCGGCTTGCCCTCCACGTTGCCCAAGAACTCGAAATCCACCTCGTCGTGGTCACCGTACTCGGGCTCCGACGTGAGCTACAAGAATACATAAAGTACATCTCAGTTCTAGTTTTCATCAAACGGAATGAAATGACTATACAAAATGTGGCAACACTAACATAGAAGGCCGTTACAACCCCGGCAGTGTACCCGGCGGGTATCTTGATCCTCATTTGGATCAACCCTGAACCATACGCCAGCTTGGAACTAAATCCAGCCCCTGCATCCAACGCAAACAAACAAATTTTGGGTCAAATTCAATCAAACTACGTCAGCTTTTCCGTGCATCACAATTAGGGCCAACTTAATTTAGTCTACTTATATAAAACCACATGATTAGCTTTTTCTCCTGATCGTCGATGTGTAGGAGAAAAAGATGATACGTACCGGAGCTCCTATCCAAGACGAGGCGAACTGATGTCCCCTGATTAACTAGGTGATTAGCATCTGTACCCCCTACTGCCACGAAGTTGTCGTTGAACACCGCCGCAGGCGCTGCTGTGCTGAGCAGCAAAGAGAGGAGGGGGAGGATGAGGAGGAGAAGCCATGGCTGCAAACTGGAAGCCATTGTTAGGTGCATTGGCCAAGAAATTGATCTACCTACGCGTGCTTCCTGCTTAACCAGGTTCTGAGCTCGTTCCCACAATGCTTCACTCACGCCATGACCCTTATATAAGGGTATAGATGTGCCACACattcacggcatgcatgcatgcatgtttgtACGCTATTTTGAAAATTGATCGACTAAAAATGGCAGTAAATAAATAGTTGGCGAAAATGAAAATTACTGGGCATTTAAAACGGTTAATTGCCACGCACTAGAAAGTATAGACGTATCTTATATAATCCTTTTTTGCTAAAATTAGCatatcctcaaacattgcatttTTGGCACACAATAAATTAATGATATGTATTGTTTAATAGTTTCACAGTTATTTTGCCATGCACTTGTAAATTCACAATAAGATTTCTTTGCTATATTTGGCATATTGTTATCGTTGATTTATTATGAATTGTTGCCTATAGTTTAATATTTGGACCATCCCTTGCGCTTGTATGAAGTTGGAATTGAATTATAAAATGggaacactagtagaaaacagggctttggtccaggccgggtcagcccattagtcccggttcagtctagaaccgggaccaatgtgggcattggtcccagttcgtgagcccagggggccggccgggccatgtgggccattggtcccggttcatctggaccttttggtcctggttggtgggatgaaccggaaccaatgggcctcgctcctggcccaccaccattggtcccggttgatggcttgaactgggaccaaaggctcccctttagtcccggctcatgtcaccaaccgggaccaatgaggtgcctatatataccccctcgcgcaagagcagagcacagtgctctattttttctggccgagggggagagggctttgtggtgctctagctcacctcctatgcacatgaggtgttcgatggaatgcccgaaccacactacttaagctttctcctctcgaagctcgacctccaaactccattttcctcgagatttgtctagatttagcggtctgtcacgccccgtccccgtcttcaccgccgtcgatcactcgcgccgatctcatcaccgacaccaccgtggtgagcctcttgttcttatcttctttctgaaaggaaaaatattcttacttgtatatttagatagatacttgtatcattttcttacatttattattgcatcttatatagtgcgatggttttggtatccgcccccctcggccctcgtcctgtctatgattcggatgtggtatgtatattatctttataactattggttcatttattgtttatgaaaattatgccgaccaacgtgacatagattttatttatctaggatgtatgtgaatcggaaatgccaaccgaccctattgtcgagaggttaaatttagttgaagaagaaaacaatttgttgaaggaaaaaataaaaaaattgaggaggagaagatgatattggagttgcatgttgcggatgtcgtcgatgatcacaagatcaagatggatgcaatgcgcttgaagattagaaagattagaaaatatgccattcataccgaggcttggtatcattatgccgttggatcaattgttacctttgttgcgattatgatcgcatttgttttcgcattgaaatgttttacatagtttcaatgtatgatttaattaattagatgctctggaaagctatatgttgttagatgagaactatatatgcactttggttttaatgtgatgatgaacttctattaatttggacacttaattatatataatgcacgcagatgaaccggcaatggttgtacggtgacagacacacccgcgagtacattaagggcgtgcatgagtttctcgatgcggctgaggcaaacaagcagaatggttttatgtgttgtccatgcactgaatgtgggaatacgaggtcttactctaaccggaaaatccttcactcccacctgctttacaagggtttcatgccacactataatgtttggacgaggcacggagaaataggggttatgatggaagacgacgacgaagaagactacgatgacaactatgtgccccatgaatacggtgatgctgcaacggggggagctggtgaagatcaagaggaaccagacgatgtgcccaatgatgctgcaacgggtgaagctgctgaagatcaagaggaaccagacgatgtgcccgatgatgatgatctccgccgggtcattgtcgatgcaaggacgcaatgcattagtcaaaaggagaagctgaagttcgatcgcatgttagaggatcacaaaaaagggttataccccaattgcgaagatggcaacacaaagctcggtaccgtactggaattgctgcagtggaaggcagagaatgctgtggctgacaaaggatttgagaagctactgaaaatattgaagaagaagcttccaaaggataacgaattgcccgacagtacatacgcagcaaagaaggtcgtatgtcctctaggattggaggtggagaagatacatgcatgccctaatgactgcatcctctaccgcggtgcatacaaggatctgaacgcatgcccggtatgcggtgcttgcggtataagatcagacgagatgaccctggtaaTGTTGACgacgagccccccaggaagagggttcctgcgaaggtgatgtggtatgctcctataataccacggttgaaacgtctgttcaaaaacgaagagcatgccaagttgatgcgacggcacagtgagaaccgaaagaaagatgggaagttgagagcacccgctgacgggtcgcagtggagaaaaatcgagagaaagtattgggatgagtttgcaaaggacccaaggaatgtatggtttgctttaagcgcggatggcattaatcctttcggggagcagagcagcaatcacagcacctggcccgtgactctatgtatgtataaccttcctccttggatgtgcatgaagcggaagttcattatgatgccagttctcatccaaggccctaagcaacccggcaacgaaattgatgtgtacctaaggccattagttgaagaacttttacagctgtggaatgaaaacggtgtacgtacgtgggatgagcacagacaggaggaatttaaccttaaggcgttgctgttcgtgaccatcaacgattggcccgctctcagtaacctttcaggacagacaaacaaaggataccacgcatgcacgcactgtttagatgacactgaaagtatatatacctggacaaatgcagaaAGAATGTGTAcatgggccatcgtcgatttcttccgaccaaccatcaatgtcgaaagaaaggcaagcatttcaaaggcgaggcagatcaccggaagaagcccgccatgcgcaccggtgatcacgtgcttgctatggtcaatgatttacactacgtaatctttggaaagggtcccggtggactagctgttccgaatgacgctgagggacatgCACCcgtgtggaagaagaaatctatattttaggacctaccctattggaaagacctagaggtccgctcctcaatcgacgtgatgcacgtgacgaagaacctttgcgtgaacctgctaggcttcttgggcgtgtatgggaagaaaaaagatacacctgaggcacgggaggaccttcaacgtttgcacgaaaaagacggcatatgcctccgaagcagtataaaggtcctgccagctacgctcttacgaaacaagagaaagaaatcttctttgaatgcatgctcagtatgaaggtcacgactggcttctcgtcgaatataaagggaataataaatatgccagagaaaaagtttcagaacctaaagtctcatgactgccatgtgattatgacgcaactgcttccggttgcattgagggggcttctaccggaaaacgtctgattagccattgtgaagctatgtgcattcctcaatgcaatctctcagaaggtgatcgatccagaaatcgtaccaaggctaaggagtgatgtggcgcaatgtcttgtcagtttcgagctggtgttcccaccatccttcttcaatatcatgacgcacgtcctagttcatctagtcgacgagattgtcatcctggagcccgtatttctacacaatatgttcccctttgagaggttcatgggagtcctaaagaaatatgttcgtaatcgtgctaggccagaaggaagcatctccatgggccatcaaacagaggatgttatcgggttttgtgttgacttcattcctggccttaacaagataggtctccctaaatcgcggtatgaggggagactgactggaaaaggcactcttggaagagactcaataatatgcagggacggatattcttggtctcaagcacactacacagttctacagaactctaccttggtgaccccatatgtcgatgaacacaagaacagtctgcgctccaaacacccggagcagtgcgacgactggattacatgtgaacacatcaggactttcagcagttggttggaaacacgtctcagaggtgacaacggtgtttgtgatgagttgtacttgttgtccaggggaccatctt from Triticum urartu cultivar G1812 chromosome 3, Tu2.1, whole genome shotgun sequence encodes:
- the LOC125547920 gene encoding putative xyloglucan endotransglucosylase/hydrolase protein 1, translating into MHLTMASSLQPWLLLLILPLLSLLLSTAAPAAVFNDNFVAVGGTDANHLVNQGTSVRLVLDRSSGAGFSSKLAYGSGLIQMRIKIPAGYTAGVVTAFYLTSEPEYGDHDEVDFEFLGNVEGKPVALQTNIFLNGKGEREQKFDLWFDPSADFHDYKILWNPYQLVMFVDNTPIRVLKNLTPGQFLVRPMKIRGSLWDGSDWATDNGKYRVDYNRAPFTAVLQGFDVYGCPATGGAPCDSLSLSWNAIRSLTPAQEAAYKNAKSKSMTYDYCTDKSRPNFHLPGECNNN